One window of the Chryseotalea sp. WA131a genome contains the following:
- the tsaE gene encoding tRNA (adenosine(37)-N6)-threonylcarbamoyltransferase complex ATPase subunit type 1 TsaE, with amino-acid sequence MSNVVAADTALTYRLDTIHSVAAILLNSLADFSVCVFHGEMGSGKTTLIKAIGQQLGVEETMASPTFSIVNEYQTSKGKTIYHFDFYRLKKESEAYDMGVHEYFDSGSLCLVEWPDKIPSLLPPSYFEVNLTSIDAVTRALRYGRH; translated from the coding sequence ATGTCTAACGTAGTTGCCGCTGATACTGCCCTCACTTATCGCCTCGACACTATTCACTCGGTTGCGGCTATTTTGTTGAATTCACTGGCGGATTTTTCGGTTTGCGTATTTCATGGTGAAATGGGAAGTGGAAAAACCACTTTGATAAAAGCAATCGGCCAACAATTGGGAGTAGAAGAAACAATGGCCAGCCCAACCTTTTCTATCGTAAATGAATACCAAACCTCTAAGGGAAAAACCATTTACCATTTCGATTTTTACCGATTGAAAAAAGAATCAGAGGCCTATGATATGGGAGTGCATGAATATTTTGATTCGGGCAGTTTATGCTTGGTAGAATGGCCCGATAAAATTCCATCGTTATTGCCACCTAGTTATTTTGAAGTTAATTTAACCTCTATCGATGCGGTAACCCGCGCCCTACGCTATGGCAGGCACTGA
- a CDS encoding alanine dehydrogenase, which produces MAGTEKKKTGFEALAKTSFSPQEQLMKVRSSKRAFFIGLPKETALQENRISLTPDAVALLVNNGHEVWVETKAGIGSKFTDKQYSEAGAKIAYSPQEVYKAEIILKIEPPTVEEMEYFHPGQMLISALQMGYLNVERVQALLRKRVTALAYEFIEDKVGGIPIVRAMSEIAGSTVMLIAAEYLSTVKGGKGIILGGITGVPPTKVVIIGAGTVAEYSARAALSLGAEIQVFDNHLYKLRRIKHTLGHQFYTSTIDTVTLSESLKNADVVIGALRAEKGRVRHVVSEEMVSHMKPDSLIIDLSIDQGGCIATSEITSHANPVFRKYDVIHYCVPNVASRVANTATTALSNIFTPTILRAAEEGGVEEMIFAHRWFMKGVYTYKGSLTNESVARKFNMKHKDIELLFAARA; this is translated from the coding sequence ATGGCAGGCACTGAGAAAAAGAAAACAGGATTTGAAGCATTGGCTAAAACTAGTTTTTCGCCACAAGAGCAATTGATGAAAGTGAGGTCAAGTAAAAGAGCATTTTTCATTGGTCTGCCGAAAGAGACAGCCTTGCAAGAAAACCGAATCAGTTTAACCCCTGATGCTGTTGCTTTGCTGGTTAACAATGGTCACGAAGTGTGGGTGGAAACAAAGGCAGGCATCGGATCGAAGTTTACGGACAAACAATACAGCGAAGCAGGGGCTAAAATTGCTTACTCGCCTCAAGAAGTTTACAAAGCTGAAATCATTTTAAAAATTGAACCTCCCACTGTTGAAGAGATGGAATATTTTCATCCCGGACAGATGTTGATCTCGGCTTTGCAGATGGGCTATTTGAATGTAGAACGGGTGCAAGCCCTTTTGCGAAAACGAGTTACAGCTTTGGCCTATGAATTTATTGAAGACAAGGTTGGGGGCATACCCATTGTGCGCGCGATGAGCGAGATAGCAGGAAGTACGGTGATGCTGATTGCGGCTGAATATTTGAGTACCGTGAAAGGGGGCAAGGGAATAATTTTAGGAGGGATCACAGGCGTGCCACCTACTAAAGTCGTAATCATTGGTGCAGGAACGGTAGCAGAGTATAGTGCCAGGGCTGCGTTGAGCTTAGGCGCTGAAATTCAAGTATTCGATAATCATCTGTATAAACTTAGGAGGATTAAACATACACTTGGTCATCAATTTTACACCTCCACCATCGATACGGTTACACTAAGTGAATCGTTAAAAAATGCAGATGTGGTGATCGGTGCCTTGCGTGCAGAAAAAGGTCGTGTACGCCACGTGGTATCAGAAGAAATGGTGAGTCACATGAAACCTGACTCTTTGATCATCGATTTGAGTATCGATCAAGGGGGATGCATAGCTACCTCGGAAATTACATCGCATGCCAATCCGGTGTTTAGAAAATACGATGTGATTCATTACTGTGTTCCCAACGTTGCTTCCCGTGTTGCCAACACGGCAACCACCGCACTAAGCAATATTTTTACACCAACTATTTTACGGGCAGCCGAAGAGGGTGGGGTAGAAGAAATGATTTTTGCCCATCGCTGGTTTATGAAAGGCGTTTACACCTACAAGGGTAGCCTGACGAATGAATCAGTGGCTCGAAAATTTAACATGAAACATAAAGATATTGAATTACTATTTGCCGCCAGGGCTTAA
- a CDS encoding TerB family tellurite resistance protein yields the protein MAHDNLNYQLGLIHLVHLLVTVDGHIDDRERAAISALRKEENMSEKLCLDFEKKVETMKEQEIYSAGINLLSTCSDEERLAAFVHLYKLAEADSSISNKEVRFLLYGLKINNVSFEDVVLSANMTGK from the coding sequence ATGGCACACGACAATCTAAACTACCAACTTGGTTTGATACACTTAGTTCATTTGCTAGTAACGGTAGATGGACACATTGATGATCGCGAACGGGCAGCGATTTCCGCTTTAAGAAAGGAAGAGAATATGAGTGAGAAACTCTGCCTTGATTTTGAAAAGAAGGTAGAGACTATGAAAGAGCAAGAAATTTATTCCGCTGGCATTAACCTTTTATCAACTTGCTCGGACGAAGAAAGATTGGCTGCCTTTGTCCATTTGTATAAATTAGCTGAAGCAGATTCCAGCATCAGTAACAAAGAGGTTCGGTTTTTGCTCTACGGCCTCAAAATAAATAATGTTAGTTTTGAAGACGTGGTTTTGTCCGCAAATATGACGGGTAAATAA
- a CDS encoding PQQ-dependent sugar dehydrogenase: MKKIIIALCSVVSICAANAAQLPAGFNESLLAQNLDPTDMVMTPDGRILITIKSGKIVVIENGVLLTTNFLSLAVDNFNERGLGHLVLDPNFEINNYYYVYYTVPGANRNRISRFTANGNSTLPGSEVVLLDLDILSGSIHNAGSMVFGSDGKLYIGTGDGANSANSQNMGSLLGKVLRINTDPTNLIPTDNPFYNSVTGNLRAIWALGFRNPFSMAIQSGSGKIFVGDVGGSSFEEINWVQAGKNYGWPLIEGKRTTQTPPANYSDPFYFYDHGQGCAVIGAAFYNPASVVFPSEYVGRFFFADYCNGYIKMLDSSTGNLIGTFATGINRPVALLIGKDGALYYMARAGLGGGSEGDNTSTNNGSLWKVVYTGSGIPTISSQPQSVVVPIGENVNFQVSGSGAQPLTYQWQIDSIPITGAASSSYTFLNAQLTDSGKQFSCVISNGLGSVTSANAALTVTTNTRPIPTILTPTIGSTYQGGQIISFSGSATDAEDGAIPVDQLTWKIDFHHDTHVHPGLGPTSGMGAGNYTVPRIGETADNVWYRFILTATDSQGLSNTIYVDVFPQKSTFRVETVPPGLSILVDGQPTTTPAVITSVIGVTRTVEAPTSATSSGKAYLFNAWSEAGVGRFFSFNTSATNKIFTATYIELPVGNGNGLLGLYYNTTSRSFTNSPTLVRTDPKVDFNWGTDSPSNGINGDFFTVRWIGEIEPPLSGNYTFFTESDDGVRLWVNDNLLVDKWIPQPATEWSGNINLTAGNRYPIKIEYFEEQGSASMKLRWAHANISKQIIPVSQLYSQLTTGNISSNEFQIFPTVVQDQLNIIGENTSWSIIDLMGRTHLVGDTSHSHEAIDVSSLASGPYLFKTNVGFVNKFIKL, translated from the coding sequence ATGAAGAAGATAATCATTGCACTTTGTTCAGTAGTAAGCATCTGCGCAGCAAATGCGGCACAACTGCCAGCCGGTTTTAATGAATCACTTCTTGCACAAAACCTTGACCCCACCGATATGGTGATGACCCCCGATGGAAGAATATTAATAACCATCAAGAGCGGAAAAATAGTAGTAATAGAAAACGGGGTTCTATTAACTACTAATTTTTTATCCTTAGCCGTTGATAACTTTAATGAAAGAGGGCTTGGCCACCTCGTGTTGGATCCCAATTTTGAAATCAACAATTACTACTACGTTTATTATACCGTGCCCGGTGCAAATCGAAATCGGATAAGCCGATTTACCGCGAACGGAAACTCCACGTTGCCCGGAAGCGAAGTGGTGCTTCTTGACCTAGATATATTGTCCGGCTCTATTCACAATGCGGGCTCGATGGTATTTGGCTCTGATGGAAAATTGTATATCGGCACGGGCGATGGCGCCAATTCAGCAAATTCTCAAAACATGGGTTCTTTGCTTGGCAAAGTATTGCGTATCAATACCGATCCTACTAACCTGATCCCCACCGATAATCCTTTTTATAATTCAGTTACTGGAAACCTGAGAGCTATTTGGGCATTGGGTTTTCGCAACCCGTTTTCAATGGCCATTCAATCAGGCAGTGGAAAAATTTTTGTGGGTGATGTTGGTGGCTCTTCATTTGAAGAAATCAATTGGGTACAGGCTGGAAAAAACTATGGCTGGCCTTTGATTGAAGGAAAACGCACCACGCAAACGCCTCCAGCCAACTACTCTGACCCTTTTTATTTTTATGATCACGGTCAAGGTTGTGCAGTCATTGGAGCAGCATTTTACAATCCCGCTTCCGTGGTTTTTCCTTCTGAATATGTAGGCCGATTTTTCTTTGCCGACTACTGCAATGGGTACATCAAAATGTTGGATTCTTCAACCGGAAACTTGATTGGCACTTTTGCTACCGGAATCAATCGGCCTGTGGCATTGCTTATTGGTAAAGATGGGGCGCTTTACTACATGGCACGCGCTGGGTTGGGGGGAGGATCGGAAGGGGATAATACCAGCACAAATAATGGCTCGCTGTGGAAAGTAGTGTATACAGGATCCGGCATTCCCACCATTTCAAGTCAACCGCAATCAGTAGTAGTACCCATCGGAGAAAATGTAAACTTTCAAGTTTCTGGTTCAGGTGCACAACCCCTCACCTATCAATGGCAAATAGATAGTATTCCTATTACTGGCGCTGCTTCATCTAGTTACACATTCTTAAATGCTCAACTTACTGACTCAGGCAAACAATTTTCATGCGTGATCAGCAATGGCCTTGGAAGTGTGACCAGTGCTAATGCTGCTTTAACCGTAACAACAAATACAAGACCTATTCCAACAATCCTTACCCCTACTATTGGCTCAACCTATCAAGGCGGTCAAATCATTTCTTTTTCAGGAAGCGCTACTGATGCCGAAGATGGAGCGATACCAGTCGATCAGCTTACATGGAAAATTGATTTCCATCACGATACCCATGTTCATCCAGGATTAGGCCCCACATCCGGAATGGGTGCAGGAAATTATACCGTGCCCCGCATAGGAGAAACGGCTGATAATGTTTGGTACCGCTTTATTTTAACTGCAACGGACAGTCAAGGTTTGAGCAATACAATTTATGTAGATGTGTTTCCTCAAAAATCAACCTTCCGTGTAGAGACTGTGCCACCCGGTCTTTCGATATTAGTAGATGGACAACCAACCACAACGCCCGCTGTAATCACTAGTGTAATTGGCGTGACACGAACGGTGGAAGCACCTACTTCAGCCACTTCGAGTGGAAAGGCCTACCTGTTCAATGCATGGTCAGAGGCAGGTGTTGGACGGTTTTTTAGTTTTAATACATCCGCAACTAACAAAATTTTTACGGCTACTTATATCGAGTTGCCTGTTGGTAATGGAAATGGCCTTCTGGGTTTATACTACAATACAACCTCTCGTTCCTTCACAAACAGTCCAACACTAGTAAGAACTGATCCGAAGGTTGATTTTAATTGGGGCACAGACTCTCCGAGCAATGGTATCAATGGAGATTTCTTTACGGTTCGATGGATTGGGGAAATCGAACCACCCTTGAGTGGAAATTACACTTTCTTCACAGAAAGTGATGATGGTGTTCGATTGTGGGTTAATGATAACTTACTTGTTGACAAATGGATTCCGCAACCAGCGACCGAATGGAGTGGCAACATCAATCTTACGGCCGGCAATCGTTATCCGATCAAAATTGAATATTTTGAAGAGCAAGGGAGTGCCTCTATGAAATTGCGCTGGGCTCACGCCAATATCTCCAAGCAAATCATTCCTGTTTCTCAATTATACTCGCAACTCACTACGGGCAATATTTCTTCAAATGAGTTTCAAATTTTTCCAACCGTGGTTCAAGACCAATTAAACATTATTGGTGAAAATACCTCATGGTCCATTATTGATTTGATGGGAAGGACTCATTTGGTGGGCGACACAAGTCATTCGCATGAAGCAATAGACGTTTCATCACTTGCTAGCGGGCCGTACCTTTTTAAAACGAATGTTGGATTCGTGAATAAGTTTATCAAGTTGTGA
- a CDS encoding amidohydrolase family protein has product MKSLNLFLAVILFPLFLMAQPLEQKNYALINVNVINGFENKVYANSIVFIKSGKIEKIGKAADATGGYEVIDCQSYFLLPGLIDAHTHLDNLAAAKRALETGVTTVRTAGVSAYQDVSLMELVNSNRLPGPDVVPAGVYVSPNLEETVLADVRLGPLIKGVKSDDELRLLVNVNIDRGAKVIKTRGTERAGRPDTDPREQVYTEQQIRVIVEEAGKRNVPVMVHAHGDEGAKAAVLAGARSIEHGTFLSDETLQLMKQRGTYLVPTFVTLEDLTQPGGDYVGPVLELRGKFMVPQAEKVFKKALQLNVKIATGADNSYQAISTSRISLECAHFVRMGMTNFQAMQAATNTAAELLKIDQQTGKVMPGMEADLILVPGNPLEEIRFLQDVLMVISNGHLVFKRIPFGR; this is encoded by the coding sequence ATGAAATCGCTCAACCTTTTCCTGGCCGTTATTCTCTTTCCCTTATTTCTAATGGCTCAACCTCTCGAGCAGAAGAACTACGCGTTGATCAACGTGAACGTTATCAATGGATTTGAAAACAAGGTCTACGCCAATTCAATTGTTTTCATCAAGAGTGGCAAGATCGAAAAAATCGGAAAAGCAGCAGATGCAACAGGAGGTTATGAGGTCATCGATTGCCAAAGTTATTTTTTGTTACCAGGATTAATTGACGCACATACCCATCTCGATAACCTTGCAGCTGCCAAGCGAGCGCTCGAAACAGGCGTAACCACGGTGCGTACTGCAGGCGTTTCTGCCTATCAAGATGTTTCGTTAATGGAGTTGGTAAATAGCAATCGGCTCCCCGGGCCAGACGTAGTTCCCGCGGGCGTCTATGTCAGTCCAAATTTAGAAGAAACCGTGCTTGCCGATGTGCGGCTGGGCCCACTTATCAAAGGTGTAAAAAGCGATGACGAGCTTCGCCTTCTTGTAAACGTAAACATCGATCGAGGGGCAAAAGTGATCAAGACACGTGGCACCGAACGGGCGGGAAGGCCCGATACGGATCCGCGAGAACAAGTATACACCGAACAACAAATACGGGTCATCGTGGAAGAGGCCGGCAAAAGAAATGTGCCTGTCATGGTACACGCACATGGCGATGAAGGAGCAAAGGCGGCCGTGCTAGCCGGAGCGCGCAGTATTGAACACGGGACTTTTTTAAGCGATGAGACATTGCAGCTAATGAAACAGCGGGGCACGTACCTGGTTCCTACGTTTGTTACGCTAGAAGATCTCACGCAACCCGGTGGCGATTACGTTGGGCCCGTGCTGGAGTTACGTGGCAAATTTATGGTGCCGCAAGCAGAGAAGGTTTTTAAAAAAGCATTGCAATTAAATGTTAAAATCGCTACTGGTGCAGACAACAGTTACCAAGCGATTAGTACGAGCCGGATTTCATTGGAATGTGCGCATTTTGTGCGCATGGGGATGACAAACTTTCAAGCTATGCAAGCTGCCACCAACACAGCGGCTGAGTTATTGAAGATTGATCAGCAAACCGGCAAAGTAATGCCCGGAATGGAGGCTGACTTGATTTTAGTACCGGGCAACCCATTGGAAGAAATTCGCTTCTTACAAGATGTCCTGATGGTTATCAGCAACGGCCATTTGGTTTTCAAGCGCATACCTTTTGGAAGATAA
- a CDS encoding DUF4136 domain-containing protein: MKILKHFVLVMLIELVLVGCSVRVHTKFDPRIDFTQYKRYCWLEGCEFTFMGPSYINNQKVKELMEKAVKAEMQKKGFTYDREDPQLLLDVHEAVETDTAYIYHRSNEEAVFMNFAPSQQILLLKGTLIVDMIDKQTGRMIWRSVATSYLEKNPALTEENFANGVAIVLRKFPPKRNK, translated from the coding sequence ATGAAAATTTTAAAACATTTTGTCTTGGTCATGCTAATTGAGCTGGTATTGGTGGGCTGTTCAGTGCGCGTGCACACGAAATTTGATCCGCGTATCGATTTTACACAATATAAAAGATATTGTTGGTTGGAAGGATGCGAGTTTACTTTTATGGGGCCATCGTACATCAATAATCAAAAAGTGAAAGAATTGATGGAGAAGGCAGTGAAGGCGGAAATGCAAAAAAAAGGGTTTACCTATGACCGCGAAGATCCTCAGTTGCTGTTGGATGTGCACGAGGCTGTAGAAACAGATACGGCTTATATTTATCACCGGTCAAACGAAGAGGCGGTTTTTATGAACTTTGCGCCCTCTCAGCAGATTTTGCTTTTGAAAGGTACACTGATCGTAGACATGATTGACAAACAAACAGGCCGCATGATCTGGAGGTCGGTAGCCACTTCTTATCTGGAAAAAAATCCAGCGCTGACGGAGGAGAATTTTGCCAACGGTGTGGCGATCGTTTTGAGAAAGTTTCCTCCGAAGAGAAATAAGTAA
- a CDS encoding DUF4281 domain-containing protein, with the protein MTPDLLFKICNSIAPLGWLLMIIAPKWRWTKTIVISGIFPLLLGLVYVVLIVLFFGKDEGDFNSLQGVMKLFTSPWGVTAGWIHYLAFDMFIGSWELSNGQKHGISHWAMIPCLLLTFFFGPIGLIMYYLVRTSKTKKLLHENF; encoded by the coding sequence ATGACTCCCGATTTACTCTTTAAAATCTGCAACAGCATTGCGCCCTTGGGCTGGCTCTTGATGATTATTGCCCCCAAATGGCGCTGGACAAAAACAATTGTTATTTCTGGTATCTTCCCATTGCTGCTCGGCCTCGTGTACGTAGTATTAATTGTTTTATTTTTTGGGAAGGACGAGGGTGATTTCAATTCATTGCAAGGCGTGATGAAGCTTTTCACAAGCCCTTGGGGCGTAACCGCGGGCTGGATACATTACCTAGCCTTTGATATGTTCATCGGAAGTTGGGAGCTGAGCAATGGCCAGAAACATGGCATTTCGCATTGGGCGATGATACCCTGTTTACTCCTTACTTTTTTCTTCGGCCCGATTGGGTTAATCATGTATTATCTGGTGCGTACCAGTAAAACCAAAAAACTCCTCCACGAAAATTTCTGA
- a CDS encoding SGNH/GDSL hydrolase family protein — MNIKAFLLLVFTLLSTSMQAQERKYLALGDSYTIGESVSEAERWPNQLTDSLNRKGFKIGRPTIIATTGWRTDNLKNAMNIAQLKPEYDLVSLLIGVNNQYQGKPADQYAKEFEDLLKTAIHLAKGKKENVIVVSIPDYGYTPFGKPKQEAITKAIDLFNEINARITYQHKVQYFNITEISRDGLTEPNLVASDGLHPSGKMYAEWVELIVKDLEWR, encoded by the coding sequence ATGAACATCAAGGCTTTTCTTCTTTTAGTTTTCACTTTACTTTCCACTAGCATGCAAGCACAAGAAAGAAAATACTTAGCGCTGGGCGATTCGTACACCATAGGCGAAAGCGTGAGTGAGGCTGAACGGTGGCCCAATCAATTAACTGATTCCCTAAATAGGAAGGGCTTCAAAATCGGCAGGCCTACCATTATTGCAACAACAGGTTGGCGCACCGATAATTTGAAGAATGCTATGAACATTGCTCAACTCAAACCAGAGTACGATTTGGTTTCGTTGTTGATTGGTGTAAACAACCAATACCAAGGCAAGCCTGCCGACCAATATGCCAAAGAGTTTGAGGATTTGTTGAAGACGGCCATTCACCTTGCTAAGGGCAAAAAAGAAAATGTGATAGTGGTTTCTATTCCTGATTATGGCTATACCCCTTTTGGTAAACCTAAACAAGAAGCGATTACCAAGGCCATTGACTTGTTTAATGAAATCAATGCGCGCATTACCTATCAACACAAAGTGCAATATTTCAACATTACCGAAATTTCGCGCGATGGTTTAACCGAACCCAATCTGGTAGCCAGCGATGGTTTGCATCCTTCGGGTAAAATGTATGCCGAATGGGTGGAGTTGATTGTAAAGGATTTGGAGTGGAGGTAG
- a CDS encoding type II toxin-antitoxin system RelE/ParE family toxin — protein sequence MKNGYKLLWSERALSDLKNIVDYLLENWTEKELKNFARSLDKRLEIISFNPKIFPKTRKRKEIRKSVLTKHTVIYYETSDKVITIITLFDPRQNPNKLKL from the coding sequence ATGAAAAATGGCTATAAGCTGCTTTGGTCTGAGCGCGCATTATCCGACCTGAAGAACATCGTTGATTATCTGCTTGAAAATTGGACAGAAAAAGAACTAAAAAATTTTGCAAGAAGTCTTGATAAACGACTTGAAATAATCTCGTTCAACCCAAAAATATTTCCGAAGACGAGAAAAAGAAAAGAAATTAGAAAATCAGTTCTTACAAAACATACTGTTATTTACTATGAGACTTCAGATAAAGTAATAACTATTATCACCCTTTTTGACCCTCGTCAGAATCCAAATAAGTTAAAGCTATAA
- a CDS encoding arylesterase: MVGKSIVFIALLMVFQKNPSPKTILFFGDSLTAGYGLSVEEAFPALIEKDLNKGATKVKAINAGLSGETSAGGLARIDWVLKQPLDIFVLELGANDGLRGLPVEQTRKNLQGIIDKVKARYPNAKILMAGMMVPPNMGTKYSNEFKVIYPELAKKNKATLMPFILEGVAGDEKLNQADGIHPTAKGHEIVARNLGALLVNLL; this comes from the coding sequence ATGGTCGGTAAAAGTATTGTATTTATTGCATTGTTGATGGTGTTTCAAAAAAATCCATCACCAAAAACAATCCTATTTTTTGGCGATAGCCTCACAGCCGGTTACGGGCTTTCGGTTGAGGAAGCTTTCCCCGCCTTGATTGAAAAGGATTTGAACAAAGGCGCCACAAAAGTGAAGGCCATCAATGCCGGATTAAGTGGTGAAACCTCGGCCGGTGGCCTAGCCCGCATCGACTGGGTGCTAAAGCAACCGCTCGACATTTTTGTGCTGGAGCTAGGAGCAAACGATGGCTTGCGCGGGCTGCCCGTAGAACAAACCAGAAAAAATCTTCAAGGCATTATCGACAAAGTGAAAGCAAGATACCCAAACGCTAAAATCTTGATGGCGGGTATGATGGTACCGCCAAACATGGGTACCAAATACAGCAATGAGTTCAAGGTTATCTACCCCGAACTTGCTAAAAAGAACAAAGCCACATTGATGCCTTTTATTTTGGAAGGAGTAGCTGGCGATGAAAAACTAAACCAAGCGGATGGCATTCACCCTACTGCAAAGGGGCATGAAATTGTGGCGAGGAATTTGGGTGCTTTACTCGTAAATCTTCTTTAG
- a CDS encoding ABC transporter ATP-binding protein: MEIVLECDNLTKIYKSGEKELTVLDSVSFKAEQGTSLSIIGPSGSGKTTLLGLCAGLDVPSSGTVSLMNFKLNAMSEDDRAYVRNQYVGFVFQNFQLLSTLTALENVMVPLELRGEKNVSAKAKELLARVGLGDRFHHYPTQLSGGEQQRVALARAFITSPRILFADEPTGNLDEANAQQVTELLFGMNREEKTTLVLVTHNLELAQKTERVIKMKGGLVVEDR, encoded by the coding sequence ATGGAGATAGTACTAGAGTGCGACAACCTTACCAAAATCTATAAATCTGGCGAAAAGGAATTGACTGTACTGGACAGTGTATCCTTCAAAGCAGAACAAGGTACAAGTCTTTCTATCATTGGTCCCTCGGGCAGTGGCAAAACAACCTTGTTGGGCTTGTGTGCGGGATTGGATGTGCCCAGCAGTGGCACGGTTTCGCTCATGAACTTTAAGCTGAATGCCATGAGTGAAGATGACCGTGCGTATGTACGCAATCAGTACGTAGGGTTTGTCTTTCAAAATTTTCAGTTGCTTTCGACACTTACAGCTCTCGAAAATGTGATGGTGCCACTGGAGCTGCGCGGAGAAAAAAATGTTTCAGCGAAAGCGAAAGAATTATTGGCGCGTGTTGGCTTGGGCGACCGATTCCATCATTACCCCACGCAACTTTCGGGTGGCGAGCAGCAACGGGTGGCCTTGGCGCGTGCATTCATTACCTCTCCAAGAATTTTGTTTGCCGATGAGCCAACGGGAAATTTAGACGAGGCCAATGCTCAGCAAGTTACAGAATTGCTATTCGGGATGAACCGAGAAGAAAAAACAACGCTGGTTCTGGTAACGCATAATTTGGAGTTAGCACAAAAGACTGAACGAGTAATTAAGATGAAGGGCGGGCTGGTGGTGGAGGATCGGTGA